TTACCGCATGGCGTTGGGGAGGCTGGTGGCGGAAGAAAAGGCCCGCATGGGCGCCGCCTTGTCGGCGGAGGAAAACAAGTACCACATGCTCATCGAGGCGGATCCGGATCCGATATTTATCCTCGACGCCGGCCTTCTCATCACCGATGTGAATACCGGCGCGGTGAACACGTTGGGCAAAAAATCGCGCGATGAGTTGCTTGGCGCGCCGTTTACCGAACTGTTGGGCAACGCGGATGAATTCATGGAAAACGTCCGCCGCCTCGCGGGGAAGGAGGGAACGTTCACCACGGAGCAGGTTATTGCCGCGGCGGGTGGCCGCGCGCTCCACTTTGAAAACAACACGGCGCTGTTGCGGCGCAAGGACGGCGGGAGCTTCATCTATCAGGTCTATTTGCGCAACGTGACCGACCGGCGGGAATATGAATTGAGCCTGCGGCGGGAAAAAGAGAACATGGACCGCATTGTCAGTTCGGTCGGGGCGGGTATCGCCGTATTCCTGCCCGGCTTGCAAATGGAATGGAGCAACAGCCGCTACCGCGAGATTATGGCCTTGGCTGAAAAGGTATCGGACCGGCGGGGAAACTGCCTCCTCTGCCTTGTCGGCAAGGATGAAGACTGTCTGGCGCTGCGCGCGTTCAGCATCGGCAAAACAATAAAGGAGGAAGTGAGCCTTACGCTGGGCCCGGGGGACACCCGCCACTACTTCATCAGCGCCACCCCCGTGGCGGACGCCGCCGGCGCGGTGGCCCAGGTCATCGAGCTTGTCATCGACGTGACGGAAAACCGGAACCTCCAGGCGCAGCTTTTGCAGACCGAAAAGCTTGCCTCCATCGGTGAGATGGCGACCGGCATCGCCCACGAGTTGAACAATCCGATGGCCGGCATCATCGGCTACTCCGAATTTTTGCTGGAGGAACTCAAGGGGCAGGAAGGGCCGCTCCGCGACGTGGAAAAGATTCACGGCGAGGCGCTCCGCTGTTCCCGCATCGTGCAGAACCTGCTGAGATTCTCCCACCGGCACCAGCCGCGGAAAACGGAGGTTGCCCTCAACGACGTGCTGCGGGCGACCACCGATATCGTGGAGTACGAATTCAAGGTGAATAACGTGGCGCTGGAAAAGGACTACGCTCCCGGCCTGCGGCAGATCATGGGAGACCAATACCAGCTCCAGCAGGTCTTCATGAATATTTTGAATAATGCGTTCTTCTTCCTCAAGGGGCAGCCGGGCCAGCGGCTCATCAA
This region of Nitrospinota bacterium genomic DNA includes:
- a CDS encoding PAS domain-containing protein, with product MTEKKIQRIFGITVAGLVAFVVAIGLVFDSLGGSIERYMAQKFNEGQFRLAKHLKSHIIDHFGATQGMLQIFALRLAETGVTARLANGELNPASPILTQFAQNEVRPFMERSPTHLRFAITDASGRPLINMVNLGLGVKMVQAGVEGLFQPAGKLGERVPLISKPHEVTAVTGGRAELLRLIDVSVPLLYKGKTAGRLFLSVDMGFVENVISDYEKGKQSYDHRWIFDREGNLVYCSLVMSHEYHAGELAVLLNKEAGTYDLMAHGGTQRDLIATMPMELGENRWVIVSETGFNDVMGIVRNVQRMRTAVVLVLMLLVVAGGFMLYRMALGRLVAEEKARMGAALSAEENKYHMLIEADPDPIFILDAGLLITDVNTGAVNTLGKKSRDELLGAPFTELLGNADEFMENVRRLAGKEGTFTTEQVIAAAGGRALHFENNTALLRRKDGGSFIYQVYLRNVTDRREYELSLRREKENMDRIVSSVGAGIAVFLPGLQMEWSNSRYREIMALAEKVSDRRGNCLLCLVGKDEDCLALRAFSIGKTIKEEVSLTLGPGDTRHYFISATPVADAAGAVAQVIELVIDVTENRNLQAQLLQTEKLASIGEMATGIAHELNNPMAGIIGYSEFLLEELKGQEGPLRDVEKIHGEALRCSRIVQNLLRFSHRHQPRKTEVALNDVLRATTDIVEYEFKVNNVALEKDYAPGLRQIMGDQYQLQQVFMNILNNAFFFLKGQPGQRLIKISTFNDGGDVEARIWNSGPPIPDAMIDKVFTPFFTTKEVGKGTGLGLSVSHGIIKTHKGTITARNVDGGVLFTVRFPAAETKEG